One genomic segment of Bacteroidota bacterium includes these proteins:
- the purD gene encoding phosphoribosylamine--glycine ligase gives MDSTKHRILLLGNGGRESAYAWKMAQSPLCAKLFIAPGNAGTEQYGTNVNIAVDDFDKIGKFCVDNNITLLVPGGEDPLVKGVSDYFSNNPELRHIPVFGPSKEGAQLEGSKDFSKQFMARHLIPTAAYKTFTKDTLNDAFDFLKTLQPPFVLKADGLAAGKGVVIPDNLADAEAELTEMLQNAKFGDASSRVVIEEFLKGIELSVFVVTDGENYILLPEAKDYKRIGEGDTGPNTGGMGAVSPVPFADNVFMNKVRERIVEPTVKGLKAEGIDYKGIIFIGLMSVAGEPYVIEYNCRMGDPETEVVFPRLQTDLVQVMNAVATGTLNTITPQINPQTATAVMLVSAGYPNSYEKGKIITGIENVEDVLVLQAGTKTDNGQVVSNGGRVIALTAFGSDINEAVSKSLAAAEVIQFENKFYRRDIGKDLLQGQA, from the coding sequence ATGGATAGTACTAAGCATAGAATTTTGTTACTGGGCAATGGCGGACGCGAAAGTGCGTATGCTTGGAAAATGGCACAAAGCCCGTTGTGTGCTAAGTTATTTATAGCCCCCGGTAATGCGGGCACTGAGCAATACGGAACCAATGTGAATATTGCGGTTGATGATTTTGATAAAATTGGGAAGTTTTGTGTTGATAATAATATAACGCTTTTGGTGCCCGGTGGCGAAGACCCCCTGGTGAAAGGCGTTTCGGATTATTTTTCTAACAACCCTGAGTTGAGGCATATACCTGTTTTTGGTCCATCAAAAGAAGGAGCCCAGCTAGAGGGAAGCAAAGATTTTTCTAAACAATTTATGGCGCGTCATTTAATTCCTACGGCGGCTTATAAAACGTTTACAAAAGATACGTTGAATGATGCATTTGACTTTTTAAAGACATTGCAACCTCCTTTTGTTTTGAAGGCTGACGGCTTGGCAGCAGGCAAAGGGGTTGTGATACCCGACAATTTGGCCGATGCAGAAGCTGAACTGACAGAAATGCTGCAAAATGCAAAGTTTGGCGATGCCAGCTCGCGAGTGGTGATTGAGGAGTTTTTGAAAGGAATTGAATTATCGGTGTTTGTGGTAACGGATGGTGAGAATTATATTTTACTACCCGAAGCTAAAGATTATAAACGCATTGGGGAGGGTGATACAGGGCCTAACACGGGTGGTATGGGAGCAGTTTCTCCGGTGCCGTTTGCGGATAATGTGTTTATGAATAAGGTGCGCGAACGTATTGTGGAGCCTACCGTAAAAGGATTGAAGGCTGAGGGGATAGATTATAAAGGAATTATTTTTATAGGGCTGATGAGTGTGGCAGGTGAGCCTTATGTGATTGAATACAATTGCCGAATGGGCGACCCTGAAACCGAAGTGGTTTTCCCACGTTTGCAAACTGATTTGGTACAGGTGATGAATGCCGTGGCAACCGGTACGCTAAATACCATTACCCCGCAAATTAATCCCCAAACGGCTACGGCGGTAATGCTGGTTTCAGCAGGTTACCCGAATAGTTACGAAAAAGGTAAAATCATTACCGGTATCGAAAATGTTGAGGATGTATTGGTATTGCAGGCGGGTACTAAAACCGATAACGGACAAGTGGTGAGCAACGGCGGACGTGTGATTGCGTTAACAGCTTTTGGTAGTGATATTAACGAAGCTGTTTCAAAATCATTGGCGGCCGCTGAGGTGATACAATTTGAGAATAAATTTTACCGCCGCGATATAGGCAAAGATTTGTTGCAAGGGCAGGCATAA
- a CDS encoding phosphatase PAP2 family protein, producing MLEQLIQWDTQLFLLINKTGSNAFFDFLMPLLREKWIWLPLYILLIAYFYKTYRLKNTLYILAITVVMIVVGNSVLADTVKQTTKRPRPCHEITLKGKMTERVGCGGQYGYFSAHATNHFAMAVFFLLLLKKRFRWATFALLLWAASVAYAQVYVGKHYPLDVLTGALVGSLLGWLAYRLLTKTLKDIQA from the coding sequence GTGCTTGAACAACTGATACAGTGGGACACCCAATTGTTTTTGCTGATAAACAAAACCGGCAGCAATGCCTTTTTTGATTTTTTGATGCCGTTGTTGCGCGAAAAATGGATTTGGCTACCCCTGTACATTCTTCTGATAGCTTACTTTTACAAAACCTACCGCCTAAAAAACACCCTTTACATTTTAGCAATTACCGTTGTCATGATTGTGGTAGGTAACAGCGTTTTGGCCGATACGGTTAAACAGACTACTAAACGGCCACGCCCCTGCCACGAAATTACCTTAAAAGGCAAAATGACTGAACGGGTAGGCTGTGGCGGTCAATATGGCTACTTTTCGGCCCATGCAACCAACCACTTTGCCATGGCTGTGTTTTTTTTGTTACTGTTAAAAAAACGTTTCCGTTGGGCTACCTTCGCACTGCTATTGTGGGCAGCTTCAGTGGCTTATGCCCAAGTATATGTTGGCAAACACTACCCGCTTGATGTTCTCACAGGAGCATTGGTGGGCAGCTTGCTGGGCTGGTTGGCCTACCGTTTGCTAACAAAAACCCTGAAAGATATACAAGCATGA
- a CDS encoding enoyl-CoA hydratase (Catalyzes the reversible hydration of unsaturated fatty acyl-CoA to beta-hydroxyacyl-CoA) codes for MTEFIIVEPRYDQHIALIRLNRPKELNALNLQLMGEVRDALKELDNDDEVRVIIITGNERAFAAGADIKQMSDKTAVDMLKIDQFSTWDQIKRTKKPIIAAVSGFALGGGCELVMHCDMVVASETAQFGQPEIKIGVMPGAGGTQRLPRAVGKALAMEMVLTGNFISAERALQAGLINKIVPVEVYLEEAVKLAKDIADKSPIAVQMAKESVLKSYESNLTEGLYFERKNFYMLFATEDQKEGMAAFVEKRKPDFKGR; via the coding sequence ATGACTGAATTTATAATAGTTGAACCCCGCTACGACCAACACATTGCCCTTATTCGCCTGAACAGGCCAAAAGAACTGAATGCACTTAACCTTCAACTGATGGGCGAAGTGCGCGATGCTTTGAAAGAACTGGACAACGACGATGAGGTGCGGGTGATTATCATCACAGGCAACGAGCGTGCTTTTGCCGCAGGTGCCGATATTAAGCAAATGAGCGACAAAACCGCTGTCGATATGCTTAAAATTGACCAGTTTAGCACTTGGGACCAGATAAAACGCACCAAAAAGCCCATTATTGCTGCCGTATCAGGGTTTGCATTGGGTGGCGGCTGCGAGTTGGTAATGCACTGCGATATGGTAGTGGCATCAGAAACGGCGCAGTTTGGCCAACCCGAAATTAAAATAGGGGTAATGCCCGGCGCAGGTGGTACACAACGTTTACCGCGCGCTGTTGGTAAAGCCCTTGCCATGGAAATGGTACTTACCGGTAATTTTATCAGTGCCGAACGTGCTTTGCAAGCCGGTTTAATCAATAAAATAGTACCTGTGGAAGTATATTTGGAAGAAGCCGTGAAACTGGCTAAAGACATTGCCGATAAATCGCCTATTGCAGTACAAATGGCAAAAGAAAGCGTGCTTAAATCATACGAGAGCAACCTTACCGAAGGCTTGTATTTTGAGCGTAAAAACTTTTATATGCTGTTTGCTACCGAAGACCAAAAAGAAGGCATGGCTGCCTTTGTTGAAAAACGCAAACCTGATTTTAAAGGCAGATAA
- the deoC gene encoding deoxyribose-phosphate aldolase, with protein sequence MDLSACIEYTRLKPDTSRDEVIKICTQAIQHNMFGVCIPPFFVSTARKVINEAKAPVKVITVVGFPFGYGRTSAKVEEVKQALRDGADEIDAVVNIAAVKSGDYNAVENDISSMVTACHLQNKKAKLIFETGLLTTEEIVKLCEIAVANSADFVKTSSGMLPGGITPETVAMLRSLLPDKTLIKASGGIRNREQAVKIIEAGAARIGSSHGLKLLDVK encoded by the coding sequence ATGGATTTATCGGCATGTATTGAATACACGCGACTGAAACCCGATACCAGTCGTGATGAAGTGATTAAGATTTGCACACAGGCTATACAACACAATATGTTTGGCGTGTGTATCCCCCCGTTTTTTGTAAGCACTGCACGGAAAGTAATAAACGAGGCCAAAGCCCCTGTAAAAGTAATTACGGTTGTAGGGTTTCCTTTTGGCTACGGACGTACATCGGCAAAGGTTGAAGAAGTGAAACAGGCATTGCGCGATGGTGCCGATGAGATAGATGCAGTGGTAAACATTGCTGCTGTTAAATCGGGCGACTATAATGCTGTTGAAAACGACATTAGCAGTATGGTAACTGCTTGCCATCTGCAAAACAAAAAAGCTAAGCTGATTTTTGAAACCGGCTTGCTAACTACCGAAGAAATTGTAAAACTTTGTGAAATAGCCGTTGCCAATAGTGCCGATTTTGTGAAAACATCAAGCGGTATGTTGCCCGGTGGTATCACTCCTGAAACCGTAGCAATGCTTCGCAGCTTGCTACCTGATAAAACCTTGATTAAAGCCTCGGGCGGAATACGCAACCGCGAGCAAGCCGTCAAGATTATAGAAGCAGGAGCTGCCCGTATAGGTTCATCACACGGTTTAAAATTATTAGACGTAAAATGA
- a CDS encoding ZIP family metal transporter — protein MSFYWYAALFAAPFTGGIMGFFLNRGKESFTKLLLAFSGSFLLSLSILVLMPHVFSGHDSEFAGMFVLAGFLLQVFLDFFTKGADHGHYHPDEKKHSHRIPVSLIAALSIHSFIEGIPIGTGAYHNAGFGTAMITGIALHEVPAAFVLVSVLRANHLNNKIVFPLMVLYASMSLIGALVGSQFDGLNEESLHYILALVIGSFLHISTTILFESSENHRFNRMKLTAILIGIVVGLLNLLVHH, from the coding sequence ATGAGTTTCTACTGGTACGCAGCACTTTTTGCAGCCCCTTTTACAGGCGGTATAATGGGTTTTTTCCTTAACAGGGGAAAAGAATCATTTACCAAATTGTTGCTGGCATTTAGCGGCTCGTTTCTGTTATCGTTGAGTATACTGGTGCTGATGCCCCACGTTTTTAGCGGGCACGACAGCGAGTTTGCCGGAATGTTTGTATTGGCAGGCTTCTTACTACAAGTGTTTCTTGACTTTTTTACCAAAGGAGCCGACCACGGCCACTACCACCCCGACGAGAAAAAACACAGCCACCGCATACCCGTTTCGTTGATTGCTGCTCTCAGCATCCATAGTTTTATAGAGGGTATACCCATTGGCACAGGTGCCTACCACAATGCCGGGTTCGGTACTGCTATGATAACTGGTATTGCCCTGCACGAAGTTCCCGCTGCGTTTGTATTGGTAAGCGTACTCCGCGCCAATCACCTCAACAATAAAATAGTATTTCCGTTAATGGTACTGTATGCTTCTATGTCGCTTATCGGTGCATTAGTAGGCAGCCAGTTCGACGGACTGAACGAAGAATCTTTGCACTACATACTTGCATTGGTAATCGGTTCATTCTTACACATCTCAACCACCATCTTGTTTGAAAGCAGCGAAAACCACCGCTTCAACCGTATGAAACTAACCGCTATACTTATCGGTATTGTGGTAGGCTTGCTAAACCTGCTGGTACACCATTAA
- a CDS encoding SPOR domain-containing protein, whose protein sequence is MKKLACTLFAILATGLIATFAQDTTKGKVTINVDEKVNEYIEQRRQENVNDSLSKGFRIQIIVSQKRNDAKLAKEKFSNMYPNCPVYLTFDSPYFKVRVGDYKTKLDAQALLFKLTHDFPTLILIEDKINPPPVEPCY, encoded by the coding sequence ATGAAAAAACTTGCCTGCACCCTTTTTGCCATTTTAGCCACAGGCCTTATTGCCACCTTTGCTCAAGACACTACAAAGGGCAAAGTAACCATTAATGTGGACGAAAAGGTAAATGAATACATTGAGCAACGCAGGCAAGAAAACGTAAACGACAGTTTAAGCAAAGGGTTTCGCATACAAATTATCGTTTCGCAAAAACGCAACGATGCCAAGCTGGCTAAAGAAAAGTTCAGCAATATGTATCCCAACTGCCCCGTGTACCTTACGTTTGATTCGCCCTACTTCAAAGTACGTGTGGGCGATTACAAAACCAAGCTGGATGCCCAGGCGTTGCTGTTTAAACTCACCCATGATTTTCCAACTCTTATTTTAATCGAGGATAAAATCAACCCGCCACCGGTTGAGCCTTGCTACTAA
- a CDS encoding class I SAM-dependent methyltransferase, with product MDSEWFKDWFNTPYYHILYKNRDDNEAQYFIDRLVDFLQPSEGAKFLDVACGKGRHSIYLNNKGYDVTGIDISPQSIAEANLHQNPTLHFFVADMREHCALEEYDIALNLFTSFGYFEDRSDNLKALHTVFEALKPGGRLVLDYFNADKILPTLKPQETKTVEGIEFTITKKIENGRIIKTITFFADGEEHRYKEKVDASNKADFEKLFAKTDFNVLNIFGDYRLGDFDNQQSDRLIFAVQKPA from the coding sequence ATGGACAGTGAGTGGTTTAAAGACTGGTTTAATACGCCTTATTATCACATTTTGTATAAAAACAGAGATGATAATGAGGCGCAATATTTTATCGACCGTTTGGTAGATTTTCTTCAGCCTTCAGAAGGAGCTAAATTCTTGGATGTGGCTTGCGGCAAAGGCAGGCACAGCATTTATTTAAACAATAAAGGGTACGATGTTACCGGTATTGATATAAGCCCCCAAAGCATTGCCGAAGCCAACCTGCACCAAAACCCTACCCTGCACTTTTTTGTGGCCGATATGCGTGAGCATTGCGCCCTTGAAGAATACGACATTGCGCTTAATCTGTTTACCAGTTTCGGGTATTTTGAAGACCGTAGTGATAATCTGAAAGCCCTACATACTGTGTTTGAGGCATTAAAGCCGGGCGGACGTTTGGTGCTGGATTATTTTAACGCCGATAAAATACTTCCCACATTAAAACCACAAGAAACCAAAACCGTTGAGGGGATTGAGTTTACCATCACCAAAAAAATTGAAAACGGCAGAATAATTAAAACCATCACCTTTTTTGCCGATGGCGAAGAGCACAGGTATAAAGAAAAGGTGGATGCCAGCAACAAAGCTGATTTTGAAAAGCTGTTTGCCAAAACTGATTTTAATGTGTTGAATATTTTTGGCGATTACCGTTTAGGTGATTTTGACAACCAACAGTCAGACAGGCTTATATTCGCAGTACAAAAACCTGCCTAA
- a CDS encoding helix-turn-helix transcriptional regulator, with product MKKIYQTVDKILRLIIISVFIQNVIIRRIKPVFKPLTVHWGAKVTVFKRVYKQIAFGSLHRCLYFYRVELNKRIVNTKLFIDKHFALPVDLDTLSAEACVSKFHFIRTFKKSYNRTPHQYLTQKRIDKAKELLCKPKYSINTVCQRVGFESQQTFAQKFKQHTGHTPTQYRRMCIVLQNVVKTAPARVIPFCFLSKLGPEGILDEI from the coding sequence CTGAAGAAAATCTACCAAACGGTCGATAAAATATTGCGCCTCATTATCATCTCTGTTTTTATACAAAATGTGATAATAAGGCGTATTAAACCAGTCTTTAAACCACTCACTGTCCATTGGGGTGCAAAGGTAACAGTTTTCAAACGGGTTTATAAGCAAATAGCTTTTGGGTCACTGCACAGGTGTTTGTATTTTTACCGTGTGGAATTGAACAAGCGTATTGTAAACACCAAGCTGTTTATCGACAAGCATTTTGCATTGCCTGTTGATTTGGATACCCTATCGGCAGAGGCTTGCGTATCTAAATTCCATTTTATTCGTACGTTTAAAAAATCGTATAACCGTACCCCGCACCAATACCTTACACAAAAGCGTATTGATAAAGCAAAAGAATTGCTTTGTAAGCCTAAATACTCAATAAATACTGTATGCCAACGCGTTGGTTTTGAAAGCCAGCAAACCTTTGCCCAGAAATTTAAACAACATACAGGGCATACCCCAACCCAGTACAGGCGAATGTGTATTGTACTGCAAAATGTTGTGAAAACTGCCCCCGCACGGGTGATACCTTTTTGTTTTTTAAGTAAACTGGGGCCGGAAGGTATTTTGGATGAGATATAG
- a CDS encoding VOC family protein, with the protein MITKLSHATIYVLNQDSAYDFYVNKLGFEVRTDARLGDSFRWLTVGPKDQPDVELILAAVEPGMMFDADTAAKLRMLIADGKLGFGVFNTHDCHATYEELKAKGVKFLQAPKEQPYALEAVFCDDSGNWFSLSQKYSDK; encoded by the coding sequence ATGATTACTAAATTATCACATGCTACTATTTATGTGCTGAATCAAGACAGCGCCTATGATTTTTACGTAAACAAGCTTGGATTTGAAGTGAGAACTGATGCCCGTCTTGGCGACAGTTTCCGTTGGCTGACTGTGGGGCCAAAAGACCAGCCCGATGTTGAGTTGATTTTGGCTGCCGTAGAACCCGGGATGATGTTTGATGCCGATACAGCTGCTAAACTAAGAATGCTGATTGCTGATGGAAAATTGGGATTCGGGGTGTTTAATACGCACGATTGCCATGCAACTTATGAAGAACTAAAGGCAAAAGGGGTGAAGTTTTTACAGGCACCTAAAGAGCAACCCTATGCACTTGAGGCTGTTTTTTGTGACGACTCAGGTAATTGGTTTAGTTTATCACAGAAGTATAGTGATAAGTAA
- the secA gene encoding preprotein translocase subunit SecA produces MINSIIKGISKIFGDKSEKDIKEMKPLVDEINRYFEQYKGLSNDELRGKTIEFKNRIADFLKEVDAEIAELRLRAEGGELNIEDTEGIFNEIDKLKKKRDEELEKILKQILPEAFAVVKETARRYTDNTELEVTATDNDRDLAARKGNVRIDGNKAYYSNTWEAAGNTVTWNMVHYDVQLIGGMVLHSGKIAEMATGEGKTLVSTLPAYLNGLSGQGVHIVTVNDYLARRDCEWNAPLFEFHGLRVDCIDYYQPNSPQRRNAYMADITYGTNNEFGFDYLRDNMAHDIEDLVQRKHHYAMVDEVDSVLIDDARTPLIISGPVPKGDQQEFLFLKPRIEKLVETQRRYLNTALADAKKLIAENNEKEGGLLLLRCQRGLPKNKALIKFLGEQGMKQLLQKTENYYLQDQQKEMPKVDAELYFVIDEKTNSIDLTEKGIELITGAGEDKEFFIMPDVGSEIAEIERTVTDADEKIRRKESLMRDYSIKSERIHSINQLLKAYCMFERDVEYIIDGGKIKIVDEQTGRVLDGRRYSDGLHQAIEAKENVKVEAATQTFATVTLQNYFRMYHKLAGMTGTAETEAGEFWEIYKLDVVVVPTNRTAIRKDDNDLIYKTKREKYNAVIDEIVQLTQAGRPVLVGTTSVDVSELLSKMLTLRKIKHNVLNAKQHQREADIVQEAGRAGTVTIATNMAGRGTDIKLGEGVKEAGGLAIVGTERHESRRVDRQLRGRAGRQGDPGSSQFFISLEDDLMRLFASHRIASVMDRFGHKEGDNIQHSMISKSIESAQKKVEQNNFGIRKRLLEYDDVMNSQREVIYTRRRNALFGDKVKLDINNMIYDSAEDIIGTYQAESDFEGMQMELIRLFAHETAITRQELLEQKAQKLTERLFMELTEHYERKSKFFIDVAMPVIKEVYETRGQSVGNIAVPITDGVKALQILVNLKRAYETQGREMVTAFEKMATLALIDEEWKEHLREMDDLKQAAQNAVFEQKDPLLVYKLESFNLFRNMITRLSKDILSILFKGQIATQEAENVREAQAPKRTDMSRLQTRRPQEVAAAATSDGSPVPPPQEERVPQTPIKAELKVGRNDPCPCGSGKKFKNCHGINE; encoded by the coding sequence ATGATAAACTCGATAATAAAAGGCATCTCAAAAATTTTCGGAGACAAGTCTGAAAAAGACATCAAAGAGATGAAACCTTTAGTGGATGAGATCAACCGCTATTTTGAACAGTATAAAGGCCTTAGCAACGATGAACTAAGGGGCAAAACCATAGAATTTAAAAACCGCATTGCCGATTTTCTGAAAGAGGTTGATGCTGAAATTGCCGAATTGAGACTACGTGCTGAAGGCGGCGAATTGAACATTGAAGATACCGAAGGTATTTTTAATGAGATTGATAAACTTAAAAAGAAACGCGACGAGGAACTTGAAAAGATTTTGAAGCAAATATTGCCCGAAGCCTTTGCAGTAGTAAAAGAAACCGCCCGCCGCTATACCGATAACACCGAACTTGAAGTAACCGCTACTGATAACGACCGCGACCTTGCTGCCCGCAAAGGCAATGTGCGTATTGACGGTAACAAAGCTTATTACAGCAACACTTGGGAAGCTGCCGGAAATACCGTTACATGGAACATGGTGCACTACGATGTGCAGCTGATAGGCGGTATGGTATTACACAGCGGTAAAATTGCCGAGATGGCTACCGGTGAAGGTAAAACGCTGGTATCAACGTTGCCTGCTTACCTAAACGGACTTTCAGGACAAGGGGTACACATTGTAACGGTGAACGATTACCTTGCCCGTCGTGACTGTGAGTGGAATGCTCCATTGTTTGAGTTTCACGGATTAAGGGTAGATTGTATTGATTACTACCAACCCAACTCGCCACAACGCCGCAATGCGTATATGGCGGATATTACCTACGGCACCAACAACGAATTTGGTTTTGACTACCTGCGCGATAACATGGCGCATGATATTGAAGACCTTGTGCAACGCAAACACCATTATGCAATGGTGGATGAGGTGGATAGCGTGTTGATTGATGATGCGCGTACTCCGTTGATTATATCAGGCCCGGTGCCAAAAGGCGACCAACAAGAGTTTTTATTCCTTAAACCACGTATTGAAAAACTGGTAGAAACTCAACGCCGATACCTGAATACTGCCCTTGCAGATGCAAAAAAACTGATTGCCGAAAACAACGAAAAAGAAGGTGGTTTGCTATTGTTGCGTTGCCAACGCGGTTTGCCTAAAAACAAAGCCTTGATTAAGTTTTTGGGTGAGCAGGGAATGAAGCAATTGCTTCAAAAAACCGAAAACTACTACCTGCAAGACCAGCAAAAAGAAATGCCCAAGGTAGATGCAGAGTTGTATTTTGTAATTGACGAAAAAACCAACAGCATCGACCTTACTGAAAAAGGTATTGAATTGATTACCGGTGCAGGTGAAGACAAAGAATTTTTCATTATGCCTGATGTGGGCAGTGAGATTGCCGAAATTGAACGCACCGTTACCGATGCTGATGAAAAAATACGCCGCAAAGAATCGTTGATGCGCGATTACTCAATCAAGTCTGAGCGCATCCACTCAATCAATCAGTTGCTTAAAGCATACTGTATGTTTGAGCGCGACGTAGAATACATTATTGATGGCGGTAAAATTAAAATTGTAGATGAGCAAACAGGCCGTGTACTTGACGGACGCCGCTACAGCGATGGTTTGCACCAAGCAATAGAAGCCAAAGAGAACGTAAAAGTTGAGGCTGCTACACAAACCTTTGCTACCGTTACCCTGCAAAATTACTTCCGTATGTACCACAAATTAGCGGGTATGACCGGTACGGCTGAGACCGAAGCAGGTGAGTTCTGGGAAATTTACAAACTGGATGTAGTGGTAGTGCCTACCAACCGCACCGCAATCCGTAAGGACGACAACGACCTTATCTATAAAACCAAACGCGAGAAATACAACGCCGTTATTGATGAAATTGTACAGCTAACCCAAGCTGGTCGCCCCGTATTGGTGGGTACCACTTCGGTGGATGTTTCAGAGCTTTTATCAAAAATGCTTACCCTGCGCAAAATCAAGCACAACGTGCTAAACGCTAAACAACACCAGCGTGAAGCGGATATTGTACAAGAAGCAGGACGTGCAGGTACTGTTACCATTGCTACCAACATGGCGGGTCGTGGTACGGATATAAAACTGGGCGAAGGTGTGAAAGAAGCAGGCGGTTTGGCCATTGTGGGTACCGAAAGGCACGAATCACGCAGGGTTGACCGTCAGTTACGCGGTCGTGCAGGTCGTCAGGGTGACCCCGGTTCATCACAATTCTTTATCTCACTAGAAGACGATTTGATGCGTCTGTTTGCCTCACACCGTATTGCCAGTGTAATGGACAGGTTTGGGCACAAAGAAGGCGACAATATCCAACACTCGATGATTTCAAAATCAATCGAGTCGGCACAGAAAAAAGTAGAACAAAACAACTTTGGTATCCGTAAGCGTTTGCTTGAATATGATGATGTGATGAACAGTCAGCGCGAGGTAATTTATACCCGCCGCCGCAACGCACTATTTGGCGATAAAGTGAAGCTGGACATCAACAACATGATATACGATTCTGCTGAGGACATCATAGGCACCTACCAAGCAGAGTCGGATTTTGAAGGTATGCAAATGGAACTTATCCGTTTGTTTGCCCACGAAACTGCTATCACCCGCCAAGAGTTGTTAGAGCAAAAAGCCCAAAAACTAACCGAGCGTTTGTTTATGGAGCTTACCGAGCATTACGAGCGCAAATCAAAATTCTTTATTGATGTGGCAATGCCCGTAATTAAAGAAGTGTACGAAACCCGCGGCCAAAGCGTGGGCAATATTGCAGTGCCAATTACCGATGGTGTAAAAGCCTTGCAAATATTGGTGAACCTGAAACGCGCCTACGAAACACAAGGCCGTGAAATGGTTACCGCTTTTGAAAAAATGGCCACCCTTGCTTTGATAGACGAAGAGTGGAAAGAACATTTGCGTGAAATGGACGATTTGAAACAAGCCGCCCAAAACGCTGTATTTGAACAAAAAGACCCCTTGTTGGTATATAAATTAGAGTCGTTTAATCTGTTCAGAAACATGATTACACGTCTTTCTAAAGACATATTATCAATACTATTTAAAGGACAAATAGCTACCCAAGAAGCTGAAAACGTACGCGAGGCACAAGCCCCAAAACGTACTGATATGAGCCGCTTGCAAACCCGCCGTCCGCAAGAAGTGGCCGCGGCAGCAACAAGCGATGGCTCACCCGTTCCTCCTCCACAAGAAGAGCGTGTGCCCCAAACTCCCATCAAAGCTGAGTTGAAAGTAGGTCGTAACGACCCTTGCCCTTGCGGTAGCGGCAAGAAGTTTAAAAACTGTCATGGCATTAACGAATAA